A genomic region of Oncorhynchus mykiss isolate Arlee chromosome 4, USDA_OmykA_1.1, whole genome shotgun sequence contains the following coding sequences:
- the LOC110522036 gene encoding dual specificity protein phosphatase 10 — protein MPPSPLDDRIVVALPRPIRPQELRLCLDTSYLDTTVTSHSSKATVISTTVVKIRATNLTYMPSSNGSTRSLSCGCSSASCCSVTTYEKDSQHNQRHQHSHQSHVSQVSASSPNLSYAGPTSSSNSMGMVHHEAFSDPSLTSGSPKALGSTIRVIHPNELAKRMARCPMGHLVGPVPVIIDCRPFMEYNKSHIQGAVHINCSDKISRRRLQQGKITVLDLLSCRESSGKDSFKSIFSKEIVVYDENTMDPQRVTSSQPLHVVLDSLRREGKDPIVLKGGLSSFRQNHQSLCDHSLHLHESLDASMGVSGASGHTGVLPHSMSLPSTPDIENADLTPILPFLYLGNEHDAQDAHRLQRYNISFVLNVTTHLPLYHYDTGLFSYKRLPATDSNKQNLRQYFEEAFEFIEEAQQAGMGLLIHCQAGVSRSATIVIAYLMKHTWMTMTDAYKFVKTRRPIISPNLNFMGQLLEFEEDLNNGVTPRILTPKLIGVETMV, from the exons ATGCCTCCATCTCCCCTCGACGACAGAATTGTGGTGGCGCTGCCAAGGCCGATCCGACCTCAGGAACTCCGACTGTGCCTGGACACCAGCTACCTGGACACCACCGTCACCAGCCACAGCAGCAAGGCAACGGTCATCAGCACCACGGTGGTGAAGATCCGGGCGACCAACCTCACGTATATGCCCTCATCCAACGGCTCCACACGCTCCCTGTCGTGTGGATGCAGCAGTGCCAGCTGCTGCTCGGTCACCACCTACGAGAAGGACAGCCAGCACAACCAGCGCCACCAGCATAGCCACCAGAGCCACGTGAGCCAGGTGAGCGCCAGCAGCCCCAACCTCAGCTATGCTGGACCCACCTCTTCCTCCAACTCCATGGGCATGGTCCACCATGAGGCCTTTAGTGACCCCAGTCTCACCTCAGGCTCACCCAAGGCTCTAGGGTCCACCATCCGGGTCATCCACCCCAATGAGCTGGCCAAGCGAATGGCCAGATGCCCCATGGGACACCTGGTCGGGCCGGTCCCAGTCATCATCGATTGCCGACCCTTCATGGAGTACAACAAGAGCCACATCCAGGGCGCGGTACACATCAACTGTTCGGACAAGATCAGCCGGCGGCGGCTGCAGCAGGGCAAGATCACAGTGTTGGACCTCCTGTCATGCCGCGAATCTTCCGGCAAGGACTCCTTCAAAAGCATCTTCTCCAAAGAGATCGTGGTGTATGACGAAAATACCATGGATCCCCAGAGGGTGACTTCCTCGCAGCCCCTCCATGTGGTCCTGGATTCGCTGAGGAGGGAGGGCAAGGACCCCATCGTTCTCAAAG GGGGCCTCAGCTCCTTTAGACAGAACCACCAGAGCCTGTGTGAccactccctccacctccacgAGAGCCTGGACGCCAGCATGGGCGTCAGTGGGGCCTCCGGCCACACAGGGGTGCTACCTCACTCCATGTCCCTGCCCTCCACGCCGGACATCGAGAATGCCGACCTGACGCCAATTCTGCCCTTCCTCTACTTGGGCAATGAGCACGACGCGCAGGACGCCCACAGGCTGCAGCGCTACAACATCAGCTTTGTGCTTAACGTTACCACCCACCTGCCGCTCTACCATTACGATACGGGTCTCTTCAGCTACAAGCGGTTGCCCGCAACTGACAGCAACAAGCAGAACCTGCGCCAGTACTTTGAGGAGGCATTTGAATTCATCG AGGAAGCACAGCAAGCAGGGATGGGCCTCTTGATCCACTGCCAGGCGGGTGTGTCTCGCTCGGCCACCATTGTCATCGCCTACCTGATGAAGCACACCTGGATGACCATGACAGACGCCTACAAGTTCGTCAAGACTCGGCGGCCCATCATTTCACCCAACCTTAACTTCATGGGCCAGCTGCTTGAGTTCGAGGAGGACTTGAACAACGGTGTCACGCCGCGCATCCTCACGCCAAAGCTCATTGGGGTGGAGACCATGGTTTAA